In Methylovirgula sp., a single genomic region encodes these proteins:
- a CDS encoding CTP synthase — MARYIFITGGVVSSLGKGLASAALGALLQARGYTVRLRKLDPYLNVDPGTMSPYQHGEVFVTDDGAETDLDLGHYERFTGRAAVREDNITTGRIYQEIISKERRGDYLGATVQVIPHVTNEIKEFVLRGNEGADFVLVEIGGTVGDIESLPFLEAIRQLGNDLPRQHAIYIHLTLMPYIPSAGELKTKPTQHSVKELRSIGIQPQIILCRTDREIPREERRKIGLFCNVRESAVIEARDVASVYDVPRAYHAAGLDQEVLAAFGIEPAPKPDMSRWNAVTERVHNPEGDVTIAIVGKYTGMKDAYKSLIEALAHGGMANRVRVHLDWIESEVFEGSDPAPRLERVDGILVPGGFGQRGAEGKILAARFARERNVPYFGICFGMQMAVIEAARSLAGIADANSTEFGATSDPVVGLMTEWMRGNELQMRAAEGELGGTMRLGAYSAFLKPGSKIAGIYGEMEISERHRHRYEVNMAYREQLEEKGMVFAGLSPDGLLPETIELANHPWFVGVQYHPELKSRPFQPHPLFASFVAAAVEQSRLV, encoded by the coding sequence ATGGCGCGGTACATTTTCATCACCGGCGGCGTGGTCTCTTCCCTCGGTAAAGGGCTTGCGTCAGCGGCTCTCGGGGCTTTGCTTCAGGCACGCGGCTATACGGTTCGGCTTCGCAAGCTCGATCCCTACCTCAACGTCGATCCGGGGACGATGTCCCCCTATCAGCACGGCGAAGTCTTCGTCACCGACGATGGCGCGGAGACCGATCTCGATCTCGGTCATTACGAGCGATTCACCGGCCGCGCCGCGGTGCGCGAAGACAACATCACCACCGGGCGCATCTATCAGGAGATCATCTCGAAAGAGCGGCGTGGCGACTATCTCGGCGCAACCGTGCAGGTGATCCCTCACGTCACGAATGAGATCAAAGAATTTGTCCTGCGCGGTAACGAGGGCGCGGATTTCGTTCTGGTCGAGATCGGCGGCACAGTCGGCGACATCGAGAGCCTGCCGTTTCTCGAAGCGATCCGCCAGCTCGGCAACGATTTGCCGCGCCAGCACGCAATCTACATCCATCTGACGCTGATGCCCTATATCCCGAGCGCGGGCGAGTTGAAGACCAAGCCGACGCAGCATTCGGTCAAAGAGCTGCGTTCGATCGGTATTCAGCCGCAGATCATTCTTTGCCGGACGGATCGCGAAATTCCGCGCGAAGAGCGTCGCAAGATCGGGCTCTTCTGTAACGTCCGTGAGAGTGCCGTCATCGAAGCGCGCGATGTCGCGTCCGTCTATGACGTGCCGCGCGCCTATCACGCGGCGGGGCTCGACCAGGAGGTGCTCGCCGCCTTCGGAATCGAACCGGCACCCAAGCCTGACATGAGCCGTTGGAACGCGGTGACCGAACGCGTCCACAATCCCGAAGGCGATGTGACCATCGCGATCGTCGGCAAATATACGGGAATGAAGGACGCCTATAAGTCGTTGATTGAGGCGCTCGCACATGGCGGCATGGCGAACCGTGTCAGGGTGCATCTCGATTGGATCGAGTCCGAAGTCTTTGAAGGCTCAGACCCGGCGCCGCGGCTGGAACGGGTGGACGGCATTCTGGTGCCGGGCGGTTTCGGCCAGCGTGGTGCCGAAGGCAAGATTCTGGCGGCGCGTTTCGCGCGCGAGCGCAACGTCCCTTATTTCGGCATCTGCTTCGGTATGCAGATGGCGGTGATCGAGGCTGCGCGGTCGTTGGCAGGTATTGCCGATGCCAATTCGACCGAATTTGGCGCGACAAGCGATCCTGTCGTCGGGTTGATGACGGAATGGATGCGCGGCAACGAATTGCAGATGCGCGCTGCGGAGGGCGAGCTTGGCGGCACGATGCGGCTCGGCGCCTATTCCGCCTTCCTCAAGCCAGGTTCGAAAATCGCCGGCATCTACGGCGAGATGGAAATCTCCGAGCGCCATCGCCACCGCTACGAAGTCAACATGGCTTATCGCGAACAGCTCGAGGAAAAGGGCATGGTCTTCGCGGGTTTGTCGCCGGACGGCCTGCTGCCGGAGACGATCGAGCTTGCAAACCATCCCTGGTTTGTCGGCGTCCAATATCATCCGGAGCTGAAATCG
- the secG gene encoding preprotein translocase subunit SecG, whose protein sequence is MQTVLIVVHIMVVLALIATVLLQRSEGGALGIGGGGGFMTGRGQANVLTRATSILAALFFATSLGLTLLANAQRSHGSIFEGVTPVGAPTSQGTVLQQLQKEQQQRAAQPPGPPAQPEPPRSQ, encoded by the coding sequence ATGCAAACCGTTCTGATTGTCGTTCATATTATGGTCGTTCTGGCGCTGATCGCGACCGTTCTCCTGCAGCGCTCCGAAGGTGGGGCCCTGGGCATCGGCGGGGGCGGCGGCTTCATGACTGGGCGCGGCCAGGCCAATGTGCTGACCCGCGCGACCTCGATTCTGGCGGCTTTATTCTTCGCGACGAGCCTCGGGCTGACATTGTTGGCCAACGCCCAGCGGTCGCATGGGTCGATTTTTGAGGGTGTGACTCCGGTTGGCGCACCAACCTCGCAGGGTACCGTTCTGCAGCAGCTTCAAAAGGAGCAGCAGCAACGTGCCGCGCAACCGCCCGGACCGCCGGCCCAGCCGGAGCCGCCTAGATCGCAATGA
- the tpiA gene encoding triose-phosphate isomerase: MAEKPRPLVAGNWKMNGLTADLAEIAVIRDALAGALGGPDIIICPPATLIAAAAQLCAGSFIAIGGQDCHPERRGAYTGDIAAEMLRDAGASYVIVGHSERRRDHGESDVLVSAKAEAALRAGLKVILCVGETEAERAAGHAPDVVARQLEGSLPSAPHGDSLVVAYEPVWAIGTGVTPTPNDVAEMHGFLRQRLAARLPESSDVRLLYGGSVKADNAAELLHLPAVDGALIGGASLKAAEFLAIAATYR, from the coding sequence ATGGCGGAAAAACCGCGGCCGCTGGTCGCCGGAAACTGGAAGATGAACGGCCTGACTGCCGACCTCGCCGAGATCGCGGTGATTCGCGATGCATTGGCCGGCGCTTTGGGCGGTCCAGACATCATCATTTGTCCGCCGGCGACGCTGATCGCCGCGGCTGCGCAGCTCTGCGCCGGCTCCTTCATCGCCATCGGGGGTCAGGATTGCCATCCCGAAAGGCGCGGCGCTTACACGGGCGATATCGCGGCAGAAATGCTGCGCGATGCCGGCGCCTCGTATGTGATTGTCGGCCATTCGGAGCGGCGCCGCGATCATGGCGAGAGCGACGTGCTGGTCTCGGCAAAGGCCGAAGCTGCCCTGCGGGCGGGGCTCAAAGTCATTCTCTGCGTCGGTGAAACCGAGGCGGAGCGCGCCGCAGGCCATGCGCCTGATGTGGTGGCCCGACAACTTGAGGGATCACTGCCCTCCGCGCCGCATGGCGACAGCCTCGTTGTCGCCTATGAGCCGGTTTGGGCGATCGGCACCGGCGTGACTCCGACGCCGAACGACGTCGCCGAGATGCATGGCTTTTTGCGCCAAAGACTGGCGGCGCGGCTACCTGAAAGTAGCGACGTGCGCCTTCTCTATGGTGGCTCGGTCAAGGCCGATAATGCTGCTGAATTGTTGCATCTGCCTGCTGTCGATGGCGCGCTTATCGGTGGCGCGAGCCTCAAGGCGGCGGAATTTCTGGCGATTGCCGCGACCTATCGTTAA
- a CDS encoding SurA N-terminal domain-containing protein, protein MLDALRASSQTWVGRSIMAVVMGLLVIAFGFWGIADVFKGFGANTLARVGSAEITPEQFQVAYQRELVQMQEQQRRAISSEEARERGIDRQVLSRMLSDAALDQEAHRLGLALPNGVIARQIMQDDAFKGPDGQFNRQTFEARLQDNGLTEQNYVAETRAAALRQEIVATLTNSLTAPRAMLEIINRYYHETRNIDYIVLPKSAAGAIPAPSDAELKSYFESHRDLYRKHEYRKVSLLLVSSTSLAGIESAAHPISDAEIKKRYDEVKDQRYTQAEQRQIQQIIFPDEKTADAAAAKLAGGETFDALIAERKLSPKDTDLGTVTEATLADKSVAAAVFALSAGGVSKPAKTQFGWAILHVQKIIPKIVIPLVAVKTSLAQELAIFRAHKDLGKIHDQIEDLRAGGKSVADAAKAAGLSARTIDEIDAQGNDKASKAVPDLGDDQKALLKAVFASDIGVDNDPITTKDGGGIWFDVLNIDPARNLTFDEVKNRVTQDWTADETSRRLVDKAVDLTKKLDSGATIAALATAQGNLPVKHVDKITRLDPQGLSSTILDEVFNRAVGKAGSAEAQDGGRIIFSVASASVPPLDVKRYDFANVLDQMKTALNDDMTAQFVTNLETGLNTRINQQVWQSISGAPADQQ, encoded by the coding sequence ATGCTCGATGCGTTGCGTGCCTCCAGCCAGACATGGGTTGGCCGCTCAATCATGGCCGTCGTGATGGGCTTGCTCGTCATCGCCTTCGGCTTTTGGGGGATCGCAGACGTTTTCAAGGGGTTTGGCGCCAACACTTTGGCGCGCGTTGGGTCGGCCGAGATCACGCCGGAACAATTCCAAGTCGCTTATCAGCGTGAGCTCGTTCAGATGCAGGAACAGCAGCGCCGGGCGATCAGCAGCGAGGAAGCGCGGGAACGTGGAATTGACCGGCAAGTCCTGAGCCGTATGCTGAGCGACGCAGCCCTCGATCAGGAGGCACACCGTCTCGGCCTCGCCCTCCCCAACGGCGTCATTGCGCGCCAAATCATGCAGGACGACGCTTTCAAAGGCCCGGACGGACAATTCAATCGGCAGACGTTCGAAGCACGTCTGCAAGACAATGGCTTGACCGAACAGAACTATGTCGCCGAAACCCGCGCCGCGGCCCTGCGTCAGGAAATCGTTGCGACGCTGACCAACAGCCTTACGGCGCCGCGCGCGATGCTCGAAATCATCAATCGCTATTACCACGAGACCCGCAATATCGATTACATCGTGCTGCCGAAATCCGCGGCCGGCGCGATCCCGGCGCCGTCAGATGCCGAGCTCAAGAGTTATTTCGAATCGCATCGCGATCTCTATCGCAAGCATGAATATCGCAAGGTCAGTCTGCTTCTGGTGAGTTCGACAAGTCTGGCAGGCATCGAGTCCGCTGCACACCCGATCAGCGACGCTGAGATCAAGAAGCGCTACGACGAGGTCAAGGATCAGCGCTACACACAAGCCGAACAACGGCAAATTCAGCAGATCATCTTCCCGGATGAGAAGACCGCCGACGCTGCGGCTGCGAAACTCGCCGGCGGCGAGACCTTCGACGCGCTGATCGCCGAACGCAAACTGTCGCCGAAGGATACCGACCTCGGCACCGTCACGGAAGCAACCCTTGCCGACAAGAGCGTCGCTGCCGCGGTCTTCGCTCTGTCGGCTGGTGGCGTCTCCAAGCCGGCGAAGACGCAATTCGGCTGGGCGATCCTGCACGTCCAGAAGATTATTCCGAAGATTGTCATCCCGCTTGTCGCCGTGAAGACGTCGCTAGCCCAGGAACTTGCGATCTTCCGCGCGCATAAGGACCTGGGCAAGATCCATGATCAGATCGAAGATCTGCGCGCGGGCGGCAAGTCCGTCGCCGATGCGGCCAAAGCTGCCGGGCTATCAGCCCGCACAATCGATGAGATTGATGCGCAAGGTAACGACAAAGCGAGCAAGGCGGTGCCTGATCTCGGAGATGACCAGAAAGCCTTGCTGAAAGCCGTCTTCGCGTCCGATATCGGCGTCGATAACGATCCGATTACGACCAAAGACGGCGGCGGAATCTGGTTCGACGTTCTCAACATCGATCCCGCGCGCAATCTGACGTTCGATGAGGTCAAGAACCGCGTCACGCAGGATTGGACTGCCGATGAGACCTCGCGCCGCCTCGTCGACAAGGCTGTCGATCTGACCAAGAAGCTCGACAGCGGCGCGACCATCGCTGCCCTCGCAACGGCGCAAGGCAATCTGCCTGTCAAACATGTCGACAAGATCACGCGGCTGGATCCGCAGGGTCTTTCGAGCACGATACTTGATGAGGTTTTCAACCGCGCGGTTGGAAAAGCCGGCTCGGCTGAAGCGCAGGATGGCGGCCGCATCATTTTCAGCGTCGCCAGCGCCAGCGTGCCACCGCTGGACGTCAAGCGGTACGATTTCGCCAATGTCCTCGATCAGATGAAGACCGCCCTCAACGACGACATGACGGCGCAATTCGTCACCAATCTTGAGACGGGCTTGAATACAAGGATCAATCAGCAAGTCTGGCAATCGATTTCCGGCGCGCCGGCGGATCAGCAGTAA
- the trpE gene encoding anthranilate synthase component I codes for MITPAYETFAATYDSGAPTLLATRLVGDLETPVSAFLKLSAGRKGRLFLLESVEGGGARGRYSMIGLDPDIVWRCQDGHAEINRTAATEPAAFVPCAASPLEALRALIAESHIEAAHDLPPMAAGVFGYLGYDMVRQMEQLPPAKPDPIGVPDAIMLRPTVMVVFDSVTDEIFVVTPVRPLTDLATKVAYERGIERIEAIVGALEAPLPSSAADLDADLQTANPTSNTSEARFHEMVESAKEYIRAGDIFQVVLSQRFTAPFTLPAFALYRALRRVNPAPFLCYLDFGDFQIVCSSPEILVRARAGKVTIRPIAGTRWRGKTAAEDIRLAEDLLADEKERAEHLMLLDLGRNDVGRVAKIGSVEVTERFAIERYSHVMHIVSNVEGELDAQHDVIDALCAGFPAGTVSGAPKVRAMEIIDELETDKRGIYAGCIGYFGAHGDMDTCIILRTSVVKDGQMHVQAGAGVVYDSDAAYERRETINKAQALFRAAEEAVRFAARTKRGQ; via the coding sequence ATGATTACGCCGGCCTACGAGACTTTTGCCGCGACGTACGATTCCGGCGCCCCCACGTTGCTCGCGACGCGGCTCGTCGGCGATCTCGAAACGCCGGTCTCAGCCTTTCTCAAATTATCCGCAGGCCGCAAGGGCCGTCTCTTTCTGCTGGAATCGGTCGAAGGCGGCGGCGCGCGCGGGCGCTATTCGATGATCGGGCTTGACCCCGATATCGTCTGGCGCTGCCAGGACGGCCACGCGGAAATCAACCGGACGGCGGCGACCGAGCCCGCGGCTTTCGTACCCTGTGCCGCCTCGCCGCTTGAGGCTTTGCGTGCGCTTATTGCTGAATCCCACATCGAAGCGGCGCACGATCTGCCACCTATGGCAGCCGGTGTCTTCGGCTATCTCGGCTACGACATGGTGCGGCAGATGGAGCAACTTCCACCCGCCAAACCTGACCCGATCGGCGTGCCCGACGCGATCATGCTACGTCCGACGGTTATGGTTGTCTTCGACAGCGTCACCGACGAGATTTTTGTCGTGACGCCGGTGCGTCCGCTAACCGATCTCGCCACCAAGGTCGCGTATGAACGCGGCATCGAACGCATTGAGGCGATTGTCGGTGCACTTGAAGCGCCGCTGCCGTCGAGCGCTGCGGATCTGGACGCCGATCTTCAGACCGCGAACCCGACATCCAATACGTCCGAAGCGCGCTTCCATGAGATGGTCGAGAGCGCGAAAGAATACATTCGCGCTGGCGACATTTTTCAGGTCGTGCTGTCGCAGCGATTCACGGCACCGTTCACCCTGCCCGCGTTTGCGCTTTATCGGGCGCTGCGGCGCGTCAATCCCGCGCCGTTCCTTTGTTATCTCGACTTCGGCGATTTTCAGATCGTTTGTTCAAGCCCGGAGATTCTCGTGCGTGCCCGCGCTGGAAAGGTCACGATCCGGCCGATCGCCGGTACGCGCTGGCGCGGCAAGACCGCGGCGGAAGACATACGACTCGCTGAAGACCTTCTCGCCGACGAAAAGGAGCGCGCCGAACATCTGATGTTGCTCGATCTCGGCCGCAACGATGTCGGCCGCGTCGCAAAGATCGGCAGCGTTGAAGTCACAGAGCGGTTCGCCATCGAACGCTACAGCCATGTGATGCATATCGTCTCGAATGTCGAAGGCGAACTGGATGCGCAGCACGACGTGATCGATGCGCTCTGCGCGGGCTTTCCAGCCGGCACGGTCTCCGGCGCGCCGAAAGTGCGGGCGATGGAAATCATCGACGAACTCGAAACCGATAAGCGCGGCATTTATGCCGGCTGCATCGGCTATTTCGGCGCGCACGGCGATATGGATACCTGCATCATTCTACGCACTTCAGTGGTGAAAGACGGCCAGATGCACGTCCAGGCCGGTGCGGGCGTCGTCTACGATTCAGATGCGGCCTACGAGCGGCGCGAGACGATCAACAAAGCGCAGGCTTTGTTCCGCGCCGCGGAAGAAGCGGTGCGCTTCGCCGCGCGGACGAAGCGCGGGCAGTAA
- a CDS encoding aldo/keto reductase, translating into MSQLETINIPGTGLQPTRIALGTWAIGGSMWGGSDDADSIRTIQSAIDRGINIVDTAPVYGFGHSEEIVGRALVEGGRRHKTIIATKVALEWKDGKIFRNASNARIEKEIEDSLRRLQTDVIDIYQVHWPDDATPIAETAETLGKLFKAGKIRAIGVSNFDVAQMEAFRAVAPLHTIQPPHNLFERGAEKDVLPYAAKNDIATLAYGPLCRGLLAGKMNADTTFTGDDLRRNDPKFRPPRFAQYLAAVTALEAFARNNYGKTVLDLAIRWVLDRQPLSIALWGARKLGQLDPISRVSDWKLDAGALIAIDKILTDNIKDPVGPEFMAPPVRKAA; encoded by the coding sequence ATGTCTCAGCTTGAAACCATCAATATTCCGGGCACCGGCCTGCAGCCGACGCGGATCGCGCTCGGCACCTGGGCCATCGGCGGCTCGATGTGGGGCGGCAGCGACGATGCCGATTCAATCCGCACCATTCAAAGCGCGATCGATCGCGGCATCAATATCGTCGATACCGCGCCCGTCTATGGCTTCGGCCATTCCGAGGAGATCGTCGGCCGCGCCCTGGTCGAAGGCGGCCGCCGGCATAAGACGATCATTGCGACGAAAGTCGCGCTCGAATGGAAGGACGGCAAAATTTTCCGCAACGCCAGCAACGCCCGGATCGAGAAAGAGATCGAGGATTCGCTGCGCCGTCTCCAGACCGATGTGATCGACATCTATCAGGTCCATTGGCCGGATGACGCAACGCCGATCGCCGAGACGGCAGAGACCCTGGGCAAGCTGTTCAAGGCCGGAAAAATCCGCGCCATCGGCGTCAGCAATTTCGACGTTGCGCAGATGGAAGCCTTCCGCGCCGTCGCGCCGCTCCACACGATCCAGCCGCCGCATAATCTCTTCGAGCGTGGCGCGGAAAAGGACGTGCTGCCCTATGCCGCCAAAAACGACATCGCGACGCTGGCTTATGGCCCGCTCTGCCGTGGCCTGCTCGCCGGCAAGATGAACGCCGACACGACCTTCACCGGCGACGATCTGCGCCGCAACGACCCCAAATTCCGGCCGCCGCGTTTCGCGCAATATCTCGCCGCCGTGACGGCACTCGAGGCCTTCGCCAGAAACAATTATGGCAAGACGGTCCTCGATCTCGCCATTCGCTGGGTTCTGGACCGTCAGCCGCTGAGCATTGCGCTCTGGGGCGCGCGCAAACTAGGCCAGCTCGACCCGATTTCGCGCGTCTCGGACTGGAAGCTCGACGCCGGGGCGTTGATCGCGATCGACAAGATTCTCACCGACAACATCAAGGATCCGGTCGGGCCGGAATTCATGGCGCCGCCGGTCCGCAAGGCGGCCTGA
- a CDS encoding aminodeoxychorismate/anthranilate synthase component II, with protein MPNVTLIDNYDSFTFNLVHYLGELGAEVEVHRNDKVSVAEVIAARPDAIVISPGPCTPHEAGICLDLIREASADIPIFGVCLGHQAIGEVFGGDVVRAPVPVHGKMSEISHRAETIFRGINGPFRATRYHSLVVKRETFPEELNVTAETDGLVMALSHKSRPVHGVQFHPESIESEHGHRILANFLELAQEWNKTHRGA; from the coding sequence ATGCCCAACGTCACCCTGATCGACAATTACGACAGCTTCACCTTCAATCTGGTGCATTACCTCGGCGAATTGGGCGCCGAGGTCGAAGTGCATCGCAACGACAAGGTGAGCGTCGCGGAGGTCATCGCCGCGCGGCCGGACGCCATCGTGATCTCACCCGGCCCCTGCACGCCGCATGAGGCCGGCATCTGCCTCGATCTCATCCGCGAAGCCAGCGCCGATATCCCGATCTTCGGCGTCTGCCTCGGCCATCAGGCGATCGGCGAAGTCTTCGGCGGCGACGTCGTGCGTGCGCCAGTGCCGGTGCACGGCAAGATGTCGGAGATCAGCCATCGCGCCGAGACGATCTTTCGCGGCATCAACGGGCCGTTCCGTGCGACGCGCTATCATTCGCTCGTCGTCAAACGCGAGACGTTTCCCGAAGAACTGAACGTCACCGCCGAGACCGACGGCCTTGTCATGGCGCTCTCGCACAAATCGCGGCCAGTCCACGGCGTGCAATTTCATCCCGAAAGTATCGAGTCCGAACACGGGCACCGCATCCTGGCGAATTTTCTCGAACTCGCGCAGGAATGGAACAAGACACACAGAGGCGCCTGA
- a CDS encoding peptide MFS transporter: protein MDEPIEFLRASEAAPAELFGHPKGLSFLFATEMWERFSYYGMRALLVLYMTKYLLLPGHAEHVAGLAAVRHGLEFVFGPLALQPLASQIYGFYTALVYFTPILGGLLADRLLGQRRTVIVGAALMAIGHFMMAVEHLFLFALLALILGSGAFKPNISTQVGGLYPPGDARRDRAFSIFYVGINIGAFFSPLVCGTLGEEAGWHYGFAAAGVGMVIGLGIYLYGLRDLPPDGRTATLSQPKRTLIPNEKRGLLALAVLFVPTTLFWAVYEQQGNTITLWADADTDRAVSLFGWHGQIPTTWFLSINPFLIFVFTPLLVALWQRQSLKGREPSTIMKMGFGCFGAALAYAILALAAWYSGAGKASWLWLIGYFTILTLGELYLSPIGLSLVTKLAPTRMLSLVMGCWLATSFTGNFLAGWLGSFWSRMGRVEFFLTTAAIAAFAGLVIAVCSRALVNITSERGAV, encoded by the coding sequence TTGGACGAACCGATCGAATTTCTGCGTGCCAGCGAAGCGGCTCCGGCCGAGCTTTTCGGCCATCCGAAAGGCCTGTCTTTTCTCTTCGCGACGGAAATGTGGGAGCGCTTTTCCTATTACGGAATGCGCGCGCTCCTCGTTCTCTACATGACGAAATATCTGCTGCTGCCCGGCCATGCGGAGCATGTCGCGGGGCTAGCCGCCGTCCGTCACGGATTGGAATTTGTGTTCGGCCCGCTCGCGTTGCAGCCACTCGCCTCTCAGATCTACGGCTTCTACACCGCGCTCGTCTATTTCACGCCGATCCTCGGCGGCCTCCTGGCCGACCGTCTACTCGGCCAGCGTCGCACCGTGATCGTCGGCGCGGCTTTAATGGCGATCGGCCATTTCATGATGGCCGTCGAACATCTCTTTCTCTTTGCATTGCTGGCGCTGATCCTGGGCTCGGGCGCATTCAAGCCGAATATCTCGACGCAGGTCGGCGGCCTTTATCCGCCGGGGGATGCGCGGCGCGACCGGGCGTTCTCGATTTTCTACGTCGGCATCAATATCGGCGCGTTCTTCTCGCCGCTCGTTTGCGGCACATTGGGCGAGGAAGCGGGATGGCATTACGGCTTCGCCGCCGCCGGCGTCGGCATGGTGATCGGCCTTGGCATTTATCTTTACGGCCTACGTGACCTGCCGCCGGATGGGAGAACCGCAACCCTATCCCAGCCGAAACGAACGCTGATACCTAACGAAAAACGCGGGCTACTCGCTCTGGCCGTGCTTTTCGTGCCGACGACGCTGTTCTGGGCTGTCTACGAACAGCAGGGCAACACGATCACCCTCTGGGCCGACGCCGATACCGACCGCGCAGTCTCGCTATTCGGCTGGCATGGGCAAATCCCGACGACATGGTTTTTGTCGATCAATCCTTTCCTGATCTTCGTCTTCACGCCGCTCCTTGTCGCGCTCTGGCAGCGCCAATCGTTGAAAGGTCGCGAACCCTCGACGATCATGAAAATGGGGTTCGGCTGCTTTGGCGCAGCTTTGGCCTATGCGATCCTGGCGCTGGCGGCCTGGTACTCGGGTGCGGGCAAGGCGAGCTGGCTCTGGCTCATCGGCTATTTCACAATCCTGACATTGGGCGAGCTTTATCTGTCGCCAATCGGTCTGTCCCTGGTGACGAAGTTGGCGCCCACACGGATGCTTTCACTCGTCATGGGCTGTTGGTTGGCGACGAGCTTCACCGGCAATTTTCTCGCTGGCTGGCTCGGAAGCTTCTGGAGCCGCATGGGCCGGGTTGAATTTTTTCTGACTACAGCCGCCATCGCAGCCTTCGCCGGACTTGTCATCGCCGTCTGCAGCCGCGCACTCGTCAACATCACGAGCGAGCGAGGCGCCGTCTAA
- the trpD gene encoding anthranilate phosphoribosyltransferase, translated as MDAFKPLLAKIATGASLSRADAEHAFNLLLGGTVTAAQTGAFLMALRVRGETVEEITGAVAAMRAKMLPVAAPPNAVDIVGTGGDGHGTYNVSTLTALIVAACGVPVAKHGNRAASSKSGSSDVLTALGVKIGLSPDEVAYCLDEAGIGFMTAPVHHAAMRNVGQIRTELGTRTLFNLLGPLSNPARVRRQLLGVFAKEWLEPLAEVLRNLGSERVWLVHGADGLDEVTTTGPTYVTALENGVIRSFVITPEEAGLQPANLADLKGGDAAHNAAALNAVLHGARNPYRDIAVLNAAATLIVAEKAETLREGVATAAAALDAGRAAEVLARLIKASHGGAKGI; from the coding sequence ATGGACGCCTTCAAGCCCCTCCTCGCGAAGATCGCCACCGGCGCGAGCCTCAGCCGCGCCGACGCAGAACACGCCTTCAATCTCCTGCTTGGCGGCACGGTGACCGCGGCACAGACCGGCGCCTTTCTGATGGCGTTGCGGGTGCGCGGTGAGACGGTCGAGGAAATTACCGGCGCGGTCGCGGCCATGCGGGCCAAAATGCTGCCCGTGGCGGCACCGCCGAATGCGGTCGATATCGTCGGCACGGGCGGAGATGGCCACGGCACCTATAATGTCTCGACGTTAACCGCGTTGATCGTCGCCGCCTGCGGCGTGCCCGTCGCCAAACATGGCAATCGCGCCGCCTCGTCGAAATCGGGATCGAGCGACGTTTTGACAGCGCTTGGCGTCAAGATCGGCCTGTCGCCGGACGAAGTTGCCTATTGTCTCGACGAGGCCGGCATCGGCTTCATGACAGCACCCGTCCATCATGCCGCCATGCGCAATGTCGGACAGATCCGCACGGAGCTCGGAACCCGCACCCTGTTCAACCTGCTCGGTCCGCTTTCCAATCCGGCGCGGGTCCGGCGGCAATTGCTGGGGGTTTTTGCAAAAGAATGGTTGGAGCCTCTGGCGGAGGTGCTGCGCAATCTCGGTTCAGAGCGCGTCTGGCTGGTCCATGGCGCGGACGGGCTCGACGAGGTGACGACCACCGGCCCGACCTATGTCACGGCGCTCGAAAATGGCGTGATCCGCTCCTTCGTCATCACGCCAGAGGAGGCCGGGCTCCAACCGGCAAACCTGGCCGATCTCAAAGGGGGTGATGCCGCGCATAATGCGGCGGCCCTCAATGCCGTCCTGCACGGCGCGCGCAATCCCTATCGCGATATCGCGGTCCTGAACGCCGCGGCGACACTGATCGTCGCGGAAAAGGCCGAGACGCTGCGCGAAGGTGTCGCCACCGCTGCCGCCGCTCTCGATGCGGGTCGTGCCGCCGAAGTGCTCGCACGGCTGATCAAAGCGTCGCATGGCGGTGCTAAAGGGATTTGA